Proteins from a genomic interval of Phenylobacterium sp. LH3H17:
- a CDS encoding dienelactone hydrolase family protein, which translates to MPQTAMTQDDPLEDFQRRDFTFEDAAKRVYVAGTGPAVIVMTEMPGISPHVARFARWVRDAGFTVYMPSLFGRDGAVPDADEGAAVFRRACVSAEFRAFGAGHTAPVTQWLRALARQAHADCGGPGVGAIGMCFTGNFALTMMLEPAVLAPVLSQPSLPLDEPGGLDIAPDDLAAVGARLRADDLTVLAYRFEGDQVCRAERFAALSQALGDRFVARVLPDSAAHPEPPPFFQRHVAFPHSVVTAHLIDEAGQPTLAARDEILAFFRRRLRP; encoded by the coding sequence ATGCCCCAGACCGCCATGACCCAGGACGATCCCCTGGAGGACTTCCAGCGCCGCGACTTCACCTTCGAGGACGCCGCGAAGCGAGTCTATGTGGCCGGGACCGGCCCGGCGGTGATCGTCATGACCGAGATGCCGGGCATCAGCCCGCACGTGGCCCGCTTCGCCCGCTGGGTCCGCGACGCCGGCTTCACCGTCTACATGCCCTCCCTGTTCGGCCGCGACGGCGCGGTTCCGGACGCCGACGAGGGGGCGGCGGTCTTCCGCCGGGCCTGCGTCAGCGCCGAGTTCCGCGCCTTCGGCGCCGGCCACACCGCCCCGGTCACCCAGTGGCTGCGGGCGCTCGCCCGCCAGGCCCACGCCGATTGCGGCGGGCCGGGGGTGGGCGCCATCGGCATGTGCTTCACCGGCAATTTCGCCCTCACCATGATGCTGGAGCCCGCCGTCCTCGCCCCCGTGCTCTCCCAGCCCTCCCTGCCGCTGGACGAGCCCGGCGGCCTGGACATCGCCCCTGACGACCTCGCCGCCGTGGGCGCCCGCCTGCGGGCCGACGACCTCACCGTCCTGGCCTACCGCTTCGAAGGCGACCAGGTCTGCCGCGCCGAGCGGTTCGCCGCCCTCTCCCAGGCCCTGGGCGATCGCTTCGTCGCCCGCGTCCTGCCCGACAGCGCCGCCCATCCCGAGCCGCCGCCGTTCTTCCAGCGCCATGTGGCCTTCCCCCACAGCGTGGTCACCGCCCACCTGATCGACGAGGCGGGCCAGCCGACGCTGGCCGCCCGCGACGAGATCCTCGCCTTCTTCCGCCGCCGGCTCCGCCCCTGA
- a CDS encoding VOC family protein, with protein sequence MFSHIMIGTNDLQKAKSFYDPLLGVLGVPPARVDGHRIFYMTPTGIFSVSEPINGEPATFANGGTIGFACDSPEQADAWHAAGVASGGTTCEEPPGVRAGGMGKLYLAYLRDPDGNKLCALHRMG encoded by the coding sequence ATGTTCTCGCACATCATGATCGGCACCAACGACCTGCAGAAGGCCAAGTCGTTCTACGACCCGCTGCTTGGCGTCCTGGGCGTGCCACCGGCCCGGGTCGACGGCCACCGCATCTTCTACATGACCCCGACCGGGATCTTCTCGGTGTCGGAACCCATCAACGGCGAACCGGCCACCTTCGCCAATGGCGGCACGATCGGATTTGCCTGCGACTCGCCGGAACAGGCCGACGCCTGGCACGCCGCCGGCGTCGCCAGCGGCGGGACCACCTGCGAGGAGCCGCCCGGCGTGCGGGCCGGCGGAATGGGCAAGCTCTATCTGGCCTATCTGCGCGATCCCGACGGCAACAAGCTCTGCGCTCTCCACCGCATGGGCTGA
- a CDS encoding PAS domain-containing hybrid sensor histidine kinase/response regulator, producing MAAPAGQVRREGSHGPGDESRTNQEHKHMTPRHAVAMRQGSPRGAWAIVFHCASLRYEQLLTEEIRDGIGDANYALDADWRFTFFSRQAERFFGRDRRELLGRTVWDCFPAAIDTDLAVALKHVMQSREAVHLDVLSPSTGRWTETRIFPLANGGIAASWRDITAAKRREQDLAAAVEHGERAAREVRTIIDHVPAMIAYWDLDLKCRFANDKYLEWFGRTSQEMVGLTMQALMGEELFHRNEPFIRGALAGKPQTFERSLRKPSGEIGHTWAQYVPDVNPQGVVQGFYVMVTDITPLKEAEERLKEANATLGVAREMAEAAAAAKSAFLSNMSHELRNPLTSIIGYAELLAKRGAMDDTQRKYLSRVYDASTALLTTINEVLDFSKLEAGQVEIERRPTDPLALGRQALEMFEPAMETKGLASSFEAVDVPALVQADDTRLRQILANLIGNAVKFTAAGSIALRCAYDRVAGMLRYEVIDTGPGIPADRLDRLFQRFSQVDASTNRDFGGTGLGLAISKGLAEAMGGEVGVLSIAGEGSCFWVRIPCELGDVDAWRERRREETPASTRALRGLRLLVVDDQPYNRELVRRIVEPSAVVVTEAVSGADAVTVARSAPFDVILMDIRMPGIDGPTAAQLIRSPPGRNASTPIVAFTAEASPATPQPWRGLFDATLGKPIVSADLIGLLVARFGADPPAEA from the coding sequence ATGGCTGCTCCAGCGGGTCAGGTGAGGCGGGAAGGCTCTCATGGACCGGGTGATGAGTCAAGAACAAACCAGGAACATAAGCACATGACGCCCCGCCACGCCGTTGCGATGCGTCAAGGCAGCCCCCGAGGCGCTTGGGCGATAGTCTTCCACTGCGCCTCACTTCGGTATGAACAATTGCTCACGGAAGAAATCCGCGACGGGATTGGCGATGCGAACTACGCGCTCGACGCCGATTGGCGCTTCACCTTCTTCAGCCGCCAAGCGGAACGCTTCTTCGGCCGCGATCGCAGGGAGTTGCTCGGGCGGACCGTCTGGGATTGTTTCCCTGCCGCCATAGATACTGATCTGGCCGTGGCCCTGAAGCACGTGATGCAGAGCCGCGAGGCCGTCCACCTGGACGTGCTGAGCCCCAGCACCGGGCGGTGGACCGAGACCCGCATCTTTCCGCTGGCGAACGGTGGGATCGCGGCAAGCTGGCGCGACATCACCGCGGCGAAGCGCCGGGAACAGGACCTGGCGGCGGCGGTCGAGCACGGGGAGCGCGCCGCGCGCGAGGTGCGCACGATCATCGACCATGTTCCCGCGATGATCGCCTATTGGGACCTGGACCTGAAGTGCCGGTTCGCTAACGACAAATACCTGGAATGGTTCGGCCGCACGTCGCAGGAGATGGTCGGTCTGACGATGCAGGCCCTCATGGGCGAAGAGCTGTTCCACAGGAACGAGCCCTTCATAAGGGGAGCGCTGGCCGGAAAGCCCCAGACCTTCGAACGATCGCTGCGGAAGCCTTCGGGCGAGATCGGCCATACCTGGGCGCAATACGTCCCTGACGTGAACCCCCAGGGCGTCGTCCAGGGTTTCTACGTCATGGTGACCGACATCACCCCGTTGAAGGAGGCGGAAGAACGCCTGAAGGAAGCCAACGCCACCCTCGGCGTCGCGCGCGAGATGGCGGAAGCGGCGGCGGCGGCGAAGAGCGCCTTCCTGTCGAACATGAGCCACGAGCTGAGAAATCCGCTCACCAGCATCATCGGCTACGCCGAGTTGCTCGCCAAGCGGGGCGCCATGGACGACACCCAGCGCAAATATCTGTCTCGCGTGTACGACGCCAGCACCGCCCTGCTGACCACCATCAATGAGGTGCTCGACTTCTCCAAGCTGGAGGCCGGCCAGGTGGAGATCGAACGCCGGCCGACCGACCCGCTCGCGCTGGGCCGTCAGGCGTTGGAGATGTTCGAGCCCGCGATGGAGACAAAGGGGCTGGCCAGCAGCTTCGAGGCCGTGGACGTCCCGGCCCTGGTCCAGGCCGACGACACCCGGCTGCGCCAGATCCTCGCCAACCTCATCGGCAACGCGGTGAAGTTCACGGCCGCCGGCAGCATCGCCCTGCGCTGCGCCTACGACCGCGTCGCCGGGATGCTGCGATACGAGGTGATCGACACCGGTCCCGGCATTCCCGCCGACCGCCTGGACCGGCTGTTCCAGCGCTTCTCCCAGGTGGACGCGTCGACCAACAGGGACTTCGGCGGCACGGGCCTTGGCCTGGCGATCTCCAAGGGGCTGGCCGAGGCGATGGGCGGCGAGGTGGGCGTTCTCAGTATCGCGGGCGAAGGGAGCTGCTTCTGGGTCCGGATTCCCTGCGAACTCGGCGACGTCGACGCGTGGCGCGAGCGGCGCCGAGAAGAGACGCCTGCGTCGACACGGGCGCTGCGTGGGCTTCGGCTCCTGGTCGTCGACGACCAGCCGTACAATCGCGAACTGGTGCGCAGGATCGTCGAGCCGTCCGCGGTCGTCGTCACCGAAGCGGTTAGTGGCGCCGACGCCGTGACGGTTGCGAGGTCGGCCCCGTTCGACGTGATCCTGATGGACATCCGCATGCCGGGGATCGACGGACCGACCGCGGCCCAGCTGATCCGCTCGCCCCCCGGCCGCAACGCCTCGACGCCGATTGTCGCGTTCACGGCGGAGGCCTCGCCCGCGACGCCGCAGCCATGGCGCGGCCTGTTCGACGCAACCTTGGGGAAGCCGATCGTGTCGGCCGATCTGATCGGGCTCCTGGTGGCCCGCTTCGGCGCCGATCCGCCGGCGGAAGCCTGA
- a CDS encoding limonene-1,2-epoxide hydrolase family protein, producing the protein MANNEQVIRDFISAWSRLDVEELVQFFCEDGTYHNMPTKAVTGHDALRPFISGFLKGWTSTEWDVLNLMSKGDVVFAERLDRTVVGTKQVDLPCCGVFEMQDGRIKVWRDYFDLGTYVSALRD; encoded by the coding sequence ATGGCGAACAATGAACAGGTGATACGGGATTTCATTTCCGCGTGGTCGCGGCTGGACGTGGAGGAGTTGGTTCAATTCTTTTGCGAGGATGGGACCTATCACAACATGCCGACCAAGGCGGTGACCGGGCATGACGCCCTGCGCCCGTTCATCTCAGGGTTTCTCAAGGGCTGGACGTCGACCGAGTGGGACGTGCTGAACCTCATGTCCAAGGGAGATGTCGTGTTCGCCGAGCGTCTCGACCGAACCGTCGTCGGGACCAAGCAGGTCGACCTGCCTTGTTGCGGCGTATTCGAGATGCAGGATGGTCGTATCAAGGTCTGGCGCGACTATTTCGACCTCGGAACCTATGTCTCGGCCTTGCGGGACTGA
- a CDS encoding PEPxxWA-CTERM sorting domain-containing protein, whose amino-acid sequence MTSVNASNWAELLISYLGGGAMVGNSVKSFIAATLMIAVALGAGAAHGAVLVNEHFEGYGPTQLNWAGSSDLTVVRGTVDYILEPDFGLSTPFGRGLVDLDGSSGHGGRLNTALFSFNAGDTVIFELDASGNQRNGSPDTMSYGLIFNGLVGIDQVIARLPGFNFGPDGPFLASGLLSSVNLAADAPWGHYYYQFVTYTSGSLYATIDTGSADNVGPLIDNVRLRIHAVVPEPQTWALMITGFGLMGVALRRRRYMGRLGQKAPDLRIVRAC is encoded by the coding sequence ATGACATCCGTCAACGCCTCAAACTGGGCTGAACTCTTAATCAGTTATCTTGGAGGCGGCGCTATGGTGGGAAATTCGGTGAAGTCTTTCATTGCGGCGACGCTGATGATCGCCGTGGCTCTCGGCGCGGGAGCGGCCCATGGGGCGGTGCTCGTCAACGAACACTTCGAGGGGTACGGCCCCACCCAGCTGAATTGGGCCGGATCTTCCGATCTGACCGTGGTCCGCGGGACGGTGGATTACATACTTGAGCCTGATTTTGGGCTATCCACTCCGTTCGGCCGCGGCCTGGTTGATCTGGATGGTTCGTCAGGCCATGGCGGCAGGCTCAATACTGCGCTTTTTAGCTTCAATGCTGGCGACACCGTCATTTTCGAACTAGATGCTTCCGGAAATCAGCGGAACGGCTCGCCGGATACGATGTCTTATGGTCTTATTTTCAACGGTCTTGTCGGCATTGACCAAGTGATCGCCAGATTGCCTGGCTTCAACTTCGGCCCGGATGGCCCGTTCCTGGCGTCGGGCCTTTTGTCGTCCGTGAATTTGGCTGCAGATGCGCCGTGGGGACATTACTACTACCAGTTTGTCACCTACACTTCGGGAAGCCTCTACGCCACGATAGACACCGGCAGCGCCGACAATGTCGGGCCGTTGATCGACAATGTGAGGCTGAGAATCCACGCCGTGGTTCCCGAGCCTCAGACATGGGCCTTGATGATCACAGGTTTCGGGCTCATGGGCGTGGCGCTTCGGCGCCGTCGGTATATGGGCCGGCTTGGCCAGAAGGCCCCCGATTTAAGAATTGTGCGCGCCTGTTGA
- a CDS encoding thioesterase family protein, protein MTDTATNPAYDIALHSLAPGRWTTHAAQAWRNPGGGLWGGYALGLCVRVLEVEPEAAGEALSMTLTYAAGLPAGDLDVRTRRLRQGGSIGVWEVELRPQGQEEVGVHGMVTLARRPATPPFAFAAMPQAPAPEDLPSPDHPGGAQHFGASAFERRTLDGFPPKPGGDSRSLAWVRPRHGVWDKALLAMVTDNSAPRVMYALDRVMTTTLSLTVYLHAQADDLTALGDDFILIECEGRVGGGGASDERSSYWSRDGRLLATSEQLAWYRQRPPPTSPE, encoded by the coding sequence ATGACCGACACCGCCACCAACCCCGCCTACGACATCGCCCTCCATTCCCTCGCCCCCGGCCGCTGGACCACCCATGCGGCCCAGGCGTGGCGCAATCCCGGCGGCGGGCTCTGGGGCGGCTATGCGCTGGGCCTGTGCGTCCGCGTGCTGGAGGTCGAGCCCGAGGCGGCGGGCGAGGCGCTGTCCATGACGCTGACCTACGCCGCGGGCCTGCCGGCCGGCGATCTGGACGTGCGCACGCGGCGCCTGCGCCAGGGCGGCTCGATCGGGGTCTGGGAGGTCGAACTGCGGCCCCAGGGCCAGGAGGAGGTGGGCGTGCACGGCATGGTCACCCTGGCGCGCCGCCCGGCCACCCCGCCCTTCGCCTTCGCGGCCATGCCCCAGGCGCCGGCGCCCGAGGACCTGCCCAGCCCCGACCACCCCGGCGGCGCCCAGCACTTCGGCGCATCGGCCTTCGAACGGCGGACCCTGGACGGCTTCCCGCCCAAGCCCGGCGGAGATTCCCGCTCGCTGGCCTGGGTGCGCCCGCGCCACGGCGTGTGGGACAAGGCGCTGCTGGCCATGGTCACCGACAACTCCGCGCCGCGGGTCATGTATGCGCTTGATCGGGTGATGACGACGACGCTCTCGCTCACCGTCTACCTGCACGCCCAGGCCGACGACCTGACCGCCTTGGGCGACGACTTCATCCTGATCGAGTGCGAGGGCCGGGTCGGCGGCGGCGGCGCCTCGGACGAGCGCTCAAGCTACTGGTCGCGCGACGGCCGCCTGCTCGCCACCAGCGAACAGCTCGCCTGGTACCGGCAGAGGCCGCCGCCCACCTCGCCGGAATAG
- the metH gene encoding methionine synthase — protein sequence MRPIFVNVGERTNVTGSAKFRKLVAEGNYPEALSVARQQVEAGAQIIDVNMDEGLLDSVLAMKTFLNLIAAEPDIARVPIMIDSSKWEVIEAGLKCVQGKAIVNSISMKEGEAKFIEQARACLRYGAAVVVMAFDELGQADTARRKIEICERAYRILVDQVGFPPEDIIFDPNIFAVATGIEEHDNYAVDFVEATRVIKQTLPHARISGGVSNVSFSFRGNEPVRRAIHSVFLYHAIAAGMDMGIVNAGDLPVYDDIPEELRVAVEDVILNRPQRDPKLTNTERLVELAPKYKGGKSEQKGPDLTWREGSIGARITHALVHGVTDYIEADTEEARAQAVRPLHVIEGPLMDGMNVVGDLFGSGKMFLPQVVKSARVMKQAVAYLMPFMEAEKEGKPREAAGKILMATVKGDVHDIGKNIVGVVLQCNNYEVIDLGVMVPADRILDEAIAHKVDIVGLSGLITPSLDEMVYVASEMERRGFNIPLLIGGATTSKTHTAVKIEPQYKAGSTTYVLDASRAVGVVSGLLSPSEKVRLQAETRADYVKVREQFARGQGNRARSTLADARANAFVPDWSAYEPPKPSFTGTRAFVAYDLADLARHIDWSPFFASWELVGRFPQILDDDVVGEAARDLYKDAQAMLEKIIAENWFEARGVIGFWPAQADGDDVVLYTDEGRATELARLHTLRQQMPKSQTQADGGRANVALADFIAPKGTKADWIGGFAVTAGHGEPEIARKFKEAGDDYNAILAAALADRLAEAFAEALHRKVRTELWGYAPDEPFDIDALIAEKYRGIRPAPGYPAQPDHTEKAVLFEILDAEAATGMQLTESFAMNPPASVSGVYFSHPDSHYFGVGRIEKDQVADYARRKGWDLKTAERWLAPILNYEPA from the coding sequence ATGAGACCTATCTTTGTAAATGTCGGCGAGCGGACCAATGTCACCGGCTCGGCCAAGTTCCGGAAGCTTGTCGCCGAGGGGAACTATCCCGAGGCCCTGAGCGTCGCGCGCCAGCAGGTCGAGGCCGGGGCGCAGATCATCGACGTCAATATGGATGAGGGTCTGCTCGACTCCGTCCTGGCCATGAAGACCTTCCTCAACCTGATCGCCGCCGAGCCCGACATCGCCCGGGTGCCGATCATGATCGACAGCTCGAAATGGGAGGTCATCGAGGCCGGCCTGAAGTGCGTTCAGGGCAAGGCGATCGTCAATTCCATCTCGATGAAGGAAGGAGAGGCCAAGTTCATCGAGCAGGCGAGGGCGTGTCTGCGCTATGGCGCCGCAGTCGTGGTGATGGCGTTCGATGAATTGGGCCAGGCCGATACGGCCCGGCGAAAGATCGAGATCTGCGAGCGGGCCTATAGGATACTGGTCGACCAGGTGGGATTCCCGCCCGAAGACATCATCTTCGATCCCAACATCTTCGCGGTCGCCACGGGGATCGAGGAGCATGACAACTACGCCGTGGACTTCGTCGAGGCCACGCGGGTCATCAAGCAGACCCTGCCGCACGCGCGGATCTCGGGCGGGGTCTCCAATGTCTCGTTCTCGTTCCGGGGCAACGAGCCGGTCCGCCGGGCGATCCACTCGGTATTCTTGTACCACGCCATCGCCGCGGGCATGGACATGGGCATCGTCAACGCCGGCGACCTGCCGGTCTATGACGACATCCCGGAGGAGCTGCGCGTCGCCGTCGAGGACGTGATCCTCAACCGCCCGCAGCGCGACCCCAAGCTGACCAACACCGAGCGGCTGGTGGAGCTGGCGCCCAAGTACAAGGGCGGCAAGTCCGAGCAAAAGGGCCCCGACCTCACCTGGCGCGAGGGCTCGATCGGCGCGCGGATCACCCACGCCCTGGTCCACGGCGTGACCGACTACATCGAGGCCGACACCGAGGAGGCGCGCGCCCAGGCCGTTCGCCCGCTGCACGTCATCGAAGGTCCGCTGATGGACGGCATGAACGTGGTCGGCGACCTGTTCGGCTCGGGCAAGATGTTCCTGCCCCAGGTGGTGAAGTCCGCCCGGGTGATGAAGCAGGCCGTGGCCTATCTGATGCCGTTCATGGAGGCCGAGAAGGAGGGCAAGCCGCGCGAGGCGGCGGGCAAAATCCTGATGGCCACCGTCAAGGGCGACGTCCACGACATCGGCAAGAACATCGTCGGCGTGGTCCTGCAGTGCAACAACTACGAGGTCATCGACCTGGGGGTCATGGTCCCGGCCGACCGGATTCTCGACGAGGCGATCGCGCATAAGGTCGACATCGTCGGCCTCTCGGGCCTGATCACCCCCAGCCTGGACGAGATGGTCTATGTGGCCAGCGAGATGGAGCGGCGCGGGTTCAACATCCCGCTGCTGATCGGCGGCGCCACCACCTCCAAGACCCACACGGCGGTGAAGATCGAGCCGCAGTACAAGGCCGGCTCCACCACCTATGTGCTGGACGCCAGCCGGGCGGTGGGCGTGGTATCCGGCCTGCTCTCGCCCAGCGAGAAGGTGCGGCTGCAGGCCGAGACCCGGGCCGACTACGTCAAGGTGCGCGAACAGTTCGCCCGCGGGCAGGGGAACCGCGCCCGCTCGACCCTGGCGGACGCCAGGGCCAACGCCTTCGTGCCGGACTGGAGCGCCTATGAGCCGCCCAAGCCGAGCTTCACCGGCACGCGGGCGTTCGTGGCCTACGACCTGGCCGACCTCGCCAGGCACATCGACTGGTCGCCTTTCTTCGCCAGCTGGGAGCTGGTGGGCCGCTTCCCGCAGATCCTGGACGACGACGTGGTCGGCGAGGCCGCCCGCGACCTCTACAAGGACGCCCAGGCGATGCTGGAGAAGATCATCGCCGAGAACTGGTTCGAGGCTCGCGGCGTCATCGGCTTCTGGCCGGCCCAGGCGGACGGCGACGACGTGGTGCTCTATACCGACGAGGGCCGCGCCACCGAGCTTGCGAGGCTCCACACCCTGCGCCAGCAGATGCCCAAATCGCAGACCCAGGCCGACGGCGGCCGGGCGAACGTGGCGCTCGCCGACTTCATCGCGCCCAAGGGGACCAAGGCCGACTGGATCGGCGGCTTCGCCGTCACCGCCGGCCATGGTGAGCCGGAGATCGCGCGGAAGTTCAAGGAAGCCGGCGACGACTACAACGCCATCCTGGCCGCGGCCCTGGCCGACCGGCTGGCCGAAGCCTTCGCCGAGGCCCTGCACCGCAAGGTGCGGACGGAGCTCTGGGGCTATGCGCCCGACGAGCCCTTCGACATCGACGCCCTGATCGCGGAGAAGTACCGCGGCATCCGGCCGGCGCCGGGTTATCCGGCCCAGCCCGACCACACGGAAAAGGCCGTCCTGTTCGAGATCCTCGACGCCGAGGCGGCCACGGGCATGCAGCTCACCGAGAGCTTCGCCATGAACCCGCCGGCCAGCGTCTCCGGCGTCTATTTCTCCCACCCGGACAGCCACTATTTCGGGGTCGGCCGGATCGAGAAGGACCAGGTCGCCGACTATGCCCGGCGCAAGGGCTGGGACCTGAAGACGGCCGAGCGGTGGCTGGCGCCGATCCTCAACTACGAGCCGGCATAG
- a CDS encoding homocysteine S-methyltransferase family protein codes for MSRAQRIEKLHQIAKERVLVLDGSWGVMIQKRGLVEADYRGERFAGHNSELKGNNDLLCITRPDIIADLHDQYYAAGADISETNTFSATTIAQADYECGEAVYDINFQGAKIAREVADRWSAKEPHKPRFVAGSVGPLNKMLSMSSDVNDPGARLVTFEEVYQAYREQMIALHDGGVDLFLIETITDTLNCKAAIKAILDLQDEGYQPLPIWISGTITDRSGRTLSGQTVEAFWNSVKHAKPFAIGLNCALGADLMRPHIAELSRVADTLVSAYPNAGLPNAMGEYDEQPHQTAHELHEWAERGLVNILGGCCGTTPDHIAHVAEAVKGVRPRQIPERPTAMRLSGLEPFELA; via the coding sequence ATGAGCCGCGCTCAACGTATCGAAAAGCTTCATCAGATCGCCAAGGAGCGCGTCCTGGTGCTGGACGGGTCCTGGGGGGTGATGATCCAGAAGCGCGGGCTCGTGGAAGCCGACTATCGGGGCGAACGGTTCGCGGGCCACAATTCCGAGCTCAAGGGCAACAACGACCTGCTCTGCATCACCCGGCCCGACATCATCGCCGACCTGCACGATCAGTACTACGCCGCCGGCGCCGACATCTCGGAGACCAACACCTTCTCGGCGACCACCATCGCCCAGGCCGACTACGAGTGCGGCGAGGCTGTCTATGACATCAACTTCCAGGGCGCCAAGATCGCCCGCGAGGTGGCCGACCGCTGGAGCGCCAAGGAGCCGCACAAGCCGCGCTTCGTGGCCGGTTCGGTCGGTCCGCTGAACAAGATGCTGTCCATGTCCTCGGACGTGAACGATCCCGGCGCGCGGCTGGTCACCTTCGAGGAGGTCTACCAGGCCTATCGCGAACAGATGATCGCCCTGCACGACGGGGGGGTGGACCTGTTCCTGATCGAGACCATCACCGACACCTTGAACTGCAAGGCCGCGATCAAGGCGATCCTCGACCTGCAGGACGAGGGATACCAGCCGCTGCCGATCTGGATCTCGGGCACCATCACCGACCGCTCGGGACGCACCCTGTCGGGCCAGACGGTCGAGGCCTTCTGGAACTCCGTGAAGCACGCCAAGCCCTTCGCCATCGGACTGAACTGCGCGTTGGGCGCCGACCTGATGCGCCCGCACATCGCCGAGCTGTCGCGGGTGGCCGACACCCTGGTCTCGGCCTACCCCAATGCGGGCCTGCCCAACGCCATGGGCGAGTACGACGAGCAGCCGCACCAGACTGCCCATGAACTGCACGAGTGGGCCGAGCGTGGCCTGGTCAACATCCTCGGGGGCTGTTGCGGCACCACGCCTGACCACATCGCCCACGTGGCCGAGGCCGTTAAGGGCGTGCGGCCGCGTCAGATCCCTGAACGGCCGACGGCCATGAGACTTTCCGGCCTGGAGCCGTTCGAGCTGGCATGA
- the metF gene encoding methylenetetrahydrofolate reductase [NAD(P)H] encodes MSPQDTALGPVARAGAGTAPRPSVSFEFSPPKTPEAEENLWEAIRRLEPLNPSFVSVTYGAGGSTRERTHRTVVRMLKETSLRPAAHLTCVEASKAEVDEVVQDYWDAGIRHIVALRGDPPGSLGGAYSPRPDGYLNATELTAGIKAVAPFEVSVSLYPQKHPESPSLEHDIDVLKAKIDAGATRAITQFFYDIDAFLFFMDKVRKAGITIPISPGIMPVSNFKGLKKMAAPCGIPLPAWLGNLFEGLDKDPETRKLIAGSVATEMCVRLAEEGYSDFHFYTLNRADLVYAICRVLGVREVPTEFAA; translated from the coding sequence ATGAGCCCGCAAGACACCGCGCTGGGCCCTGTGGCGCGCGCCGGCGCCGGAACCGCGCCGCGCCCCTCGGTCTCCTTCGAGTTCTCGCCGCCCAAGACCCCGGAGGCCGAGGAGAACCTGTGGGAGGCCATCCGCCGCCTGGAACCGCTGAACCCGTCCTTCGTCTCCGTCACCTATGGCGCGGGCGGCTCGACCCGCGAGCGCACCCACCGCACGGTGGTCCGCATGCTGAAGGAGACCAGCCTGCGGCCCGCCGCGCACCTGACCTGCGTCGAGGCCTCGAAGGCCGAGGTCGACGAGGTGGTGCAGGACTACTGGGACGCCGGCATCCGCCACATCGTGGCCCTGCGCGGCGATCCGCCGGGCTCGCTGGGTGGGGCCTACTCGCCGCGCCCGGATGGCTATCTCAACGCCACCGAACTCACGGCCGGTATCAAGGCCGTGGCGCCGTTCGAGGTCAGCGTCAGCCTCTATCCGCAGAAGCATCCTGAGAGTCCGTCGCTCGAGCACGACATAGACGTGCTGAAGGCCAAGATCGACGCCGGGGCGACGCGGGCCATCACCCAGTTCTTCTACGACATCGACGCCTTCCTGTTCTTCATGGACAAGGTCCGCAAGGCCGGGATCACCATCCCGATCTCGCCGGGGATCATGCCGGTGTCGAACTTCAAGGGCCTGAAGAAGATGGCCGCGCCGTGCGGGATTCCACTGCCGGCCTGGCTGGGCAACCTGTTCGAAGGCCTCGACAAGGATCCGGAGACCCGCAAGCTGATCGCCGGTTCGGTGGCCACCGAGATGTGCGTCCGGCTGGCCGAGGAGGGCTATTCGGACTTCCATTTCTACACCCTGAACCGGGCCGATCTGGTCTATGCGATCTGCCGGGTGCTGGGGGTCCGTGAGGTCCCAACGGAGTTTGCCGCATGA